In a genomic window of Antricoccus suffuscus:
- a CDS encoding DUF222 domain-containing protein, with protein sequence MSPREQLATARRDLDDALSAYLKTATPAVLSGLGPQGALDSTRDFETVRNRIALADHAHVAALDATHAATLFARPTTATLLALTLRITPAEARARVRAAENLAPRIAFTGQAMAPLRPVLAKKQADGTVTPPQAGRILHHLEAFEKNPRIGTAQIEQAEQILTDLTNTLGPADLDTAAARILDVLDPDGDPPSDAEQQRRRALTLTRDGKITGRLTPAACAKLQALIDPLAAPRPTGESGPDPRTGTQRRHDALEAICNRLLDTGQVHGKAGTRATVIVTMNADHLMTQCGYATSTHGQRIPVRDLLREAADLKIIPAVLNTNGVPLFLGRARRLASASQFHALIARDGGCSFPGCDLPPEWCDIHERREALIDRVEVRDHHHCPVVAG encoded by the coding sequence ATGAGCCCACGCGAGCAACTCGCCACCGCCCGGCGCGACCTCGACGACGCGCTCAGCGCCTACCTCAAGACGGCGACTCCCGCGGTCCTGTCCGGACTCGGACCCCAAGGCGCGCTGGATTCGACCCGCGACTTCGAGACAGTCCGTAACCGGATCGCGCTCGCCGACCACGCCCACGTCGCGGCGTTGGACGCCACGCACGCCGCCACCCTGTTCGCGCGGCCCACCACCGCCACCCTCCTCGCGCTGACGCTACGAATCACGCCCGCCGAAGCGCGGGCCCGCGTCCGCGCCGCCGAAAACTTAGCGCCGCGGATCGCGTTCACCGGGCAGGCCATGGCACCGCTGCGGCCGGTCCTCGCGAAAAAACAAGCAGACGGCACCGTCACGCCCCCGCAAGCCGGACGGATCCTGCACCACCTCGAGGCGTTCGAGAAGAACCCCCGGATCGGCACCGCACAGATCGAGCAGGCCGAACAGATCCTCACCGACCTCACCAACACCCTCGGACCCGCCGACCTCGATACCGCCGCCGCCCGGATCCTCGACGTCCTCGACCCCGACGGCGACCCGCCATCGGACGCCGAACAGCAGCGCCGCCGCGCACTGACCCTCACCCGGGACGGGAAAATCACCGGACGACTCACACCCGCAGCGTGCGCGAAACTGCAGGCCTTAATCGACCCGCTCGCCGCGCCCCGACCCACAGGCGAGTCCGGGCCCGACCCGCGCACCGGTACCCAACGCCGCCACGACGCGTTGGAGGCGATCTGCAACCGGCTCCTCGACACCGGTCAAGTGCACGGTAAGGCCGGCACCCGGGCGACGGTCATCGTCACCATGAACGCCGACCACCTCATGACCCAGTGCGGATACGCCACCAGCACCCACGGTCAACGGATCCCGGTACGGGATTTGCTGCGGGAGGCGGCGGACCTGAAAATCATTCCCGCGGTCCTCAACACCAACGGCGTGCCGCTATTCCTGGGACGGGCGAGGCGGCTCGCGTCCGCGAGCCAGTTCCACGCCCTCATCGCCCGAGACGGTGGATGCAGCTTCCCCGGCTGCGACCTACCGCCCGAATGGTGCGACATCCACGAGCGCCGTGAGGCGCTGATCGATCGAGTGGAGGTGAGAGACCACCACCATTGCCCTGTCGTAGCAGGGTGA
- a CDS encoding TetR/AcrR family transcriptional regulator → MPTTRAVHTHASWRTYGPSPVDPVLAAAVEAFNEVGYDGATVRDIARRCGLSVAGIYHHYAGKQEMLFAAMSFTMDELEWRGAAAYAEGGDDPVERFKLQVETLALSHMHWIAQVSIGSTEMRSLTPQNRVVIKRRRADLERRIEEDVLAAIQSGAFAVRYPREAVRAVSVMCIATGQWYNSEGELSPEQIAHRCVAISLDAMRYTGPEVAVEKEAK, encoded by the coding sequence ATGCCAACGACTCGGGCCGTCCACACCCATGCCTCATGGCGCACATACGGTCCGAGCCCGGTCGATCCGGTGCTCGCCGCGGCGGTCGAGGCGTTTAACGAGGTCGGGTACGACGGTGCGACGGTTCGTGACATCGCGCGCCGCTGCGGTCTTTCGGTCGCTGGCATCTATCACCACTACGCCGGCAAGCAGGAGATGCTGTTCGCGGCCATGAGCTTCACCATGGACGAGCTCGAGTGGCGCGGCGCAGCGGCGTACGCCGAGGGCGGCGACGATCCGGTCGAGCGGTTCAAGCTCCAGGTCGAGACGCTCGCGCTGTCGCACATGCATTGGATCGCGCAAGTGTCCATCGGTTCGACCGAGATGCGTAGCCTCACACCACAGAACCGCGTCGTCATCAAGCGCCGCAGAGCCGATCTCGAACGACGAATTGAGGAAGACGTGCTCGCCGCCATCCAAAGCGGTGCGTTCGCGGTCCGGTATCCCCGTGAGGCGGTGCGAGCGGTATCGGTGATGTGCATCGCGACGGGGCAGTGGTACAACTCCGAGGGAGAGCTCAGTCCCGAGCAGATCGCGCATCGCTGCGTCGCCATAAGCCTCGACGCGATGCGATACACGGGGCCGGAAGTGGCCGTGGAGAAGGAGGCAAAGTAG
- a CDS encoding class I adenylate-forming enzyme family protein codes for MTGNEAPDPYEARPWLALYDGGQPQDIEIEYQSVLEAVRASAAAHPDLAAIKYFDGEIRYGDFDRLTDALAAGLQDRGIVKGDRVALYLQNVPQYIIGMVGIWKAGAIVVAINPMNRSRELTYLLGDSGARALICHESLYAEVANAVVPDSAVEIVLTTSELDFQSRNDSRVFGGSTRVRSDGTEDLVEFMAAYDGQQAADPGLRLDDPAVLTYTSGTTGEPKGAINTHSNMLFASRGFRDWSGWTRDDIVFAVAPLFHVTGLIAHIGAAFLTPMTLVLGYRFDPVVTAELIEEHQCTTTTGAITAFISMMNNESTTAKQLESLKVIYSGGAPIPPKVANDFEEKFGRHIYPCYGLTESTSPAHIAPLERPAPVDPESGALSIGVPIYNTIVRIVGEDGAVLPVGEVGEFQIEGPQIVPAYWGKPEETERALPGGRLNTGDVGFMDTAGWFYIVDRKKDMISASGYKVWPREVEDVLYGHDAVREAAVVGVPDEYRGETVRAFVSLKRGVQASPDELVAYCKAQMAAYKYPREVIIMDELPKTTTGKILRRELRDTTA; via the coding sequence ATGACAGGCAACGAGGCGCCGGACCCCTACGAAGCGCGCCCGTGGCTCGCCTTGTACGACGGGGGTCAGCCGCAGGACATCGAGATCGAATACCAGTCGGTGCTTGAGGCGGTGCGTGCTTCGGCGGCGGCGCATCCTGACCTCGCTGCGATCAAGTACTTCGACGGCGAAATCCGGTACGGCGACTTCGATCGGCTGACGGATGCGCTCGCTGCCGGCCTCCAGGATCGAGGCATCGTCAAGGGCGACAGAGTGGCTCTATATCTGCAAAACGTTCCGCAGTACATCATCGGCATGGTTGGCATTTGGAAAGCGGGAGCGATAGTCGTCGCCATCAACCCGATGAACCGGTCGCGTGAGTTGACCTACCTCCTTGGCGACTCCGGTGCGCGGGCTCTGATCTGCCACGAGTCGCTCTATGCAGAGGTCGCAAACGCCGTCGTGCCGGACTCGGCGGTTGAGATCGTGCTCACCACCAGCGAGCTGGATTTCCAGTCCCGCAACGATTCGCGGGTGTTTGGCGGTTCGACGCGGGTCCGTAGTGACGGCACCGAAGACCTGGTCGAGTTCATGGCGGCGTACGACGGCCAGCAGGCGGCAGACCCTGGACTCCGCCTGGACGACCCGGCAGTGCTGACCTACACGTCGGGTACGACGGGGGAGCCGAAGGGCGCGATCAACACGCACTCCAACATGCTGTTCGCATCGCGCGGATTTCGTGACTGGAGTGGCTGGACGCGCGATGACATCGTGTTCGCCGTGGCGCCGCTCTTCCACGTCACGGGTCTCATTGCGCATATCGGCGCGGCATTCTTGACGCCGATGACGTTGGTACTGGGGTACCGGTTCGATCCGGTTGTGACCGCCGAGCTCATCGAAGAACACCAATGTACGACGACGACTGGAGCCATTACGGCGTTCATCAGCATGATGAACAACGAGTCGACTACGGCGAAACAGCTGGAGTCACTGAAGGTGATTTACTCGGGCGGGGCGCCCATTCCGCCGAAGGTTGCGAACGACTTCGAGGAGAAGTTCGGCCGACATATCTACCCGTGCTACGGGCTCACCGAGTCCACGTCTCCGGCGCACATAGCGCCGCTCGAGCGGCCGGCGCCGGTCGACCCCGAGTCGGGCGCGCTGAGCATCGGCGTACCGATCTACAACACGATCGTGCGGATTGTCGGGGAGGACGGGGCGGTCTTACCTGTTGGCGAAGTAGGCGAGTTTCAGATCGAGGGCCCGCAGATCGTGCCGGCGTACTGGGGTAAACCCGAGGAAACCGAACGAGCACTGCCGGGTGGCCGCCTCAACACCGGTGACGTCGGTTTTATGGACACTGCGGGCTGGTTCTACATTGTCGACCGCAAGAAGGACATGATCTCGGCATCTGGTTACAAGGTCTGGCCACGGGAGGTTGAGGATGTGCTTTACGGTCACGATGCGGTGCGTGAAGCGGCGGTGGTCGGCGTGCCGGATGAGTATCGTGGCGAGACCGTGCGCGCGTTCGTGAGCTTGAAGCGGGGTGTCCAAGCGAGCCCGGATGAGCTGGTTGCCTATTGCAAGGCGCAAATGGCGGCATACAAGTATCCACGCGAGGTCATCATCATGGATGAGCTTCCCAAGACAACGACCGGCAAAATCTTGCGCCGCGAGTTGCGTGATACAACTGCTTAG
- a CDS encoding AMP-binding protein: protein MTDPVSTDERPWLKRYPASYPSGFEPEYANLAEVFAATVARDPDATIVRYFDFDMSVAQLDAASDAVAAGLTDHGIVKGDRVALYLQNIPQFLIAMIGVFKVGAAIVTINPMNRQRELAYQLKDSGAKALVCLQSLYDVAAEVVPDTDVALVLTTSELRYQTRNDQRVLGKSVDVATGGSDLEEFIERYRGVAPPAPQIDPEDLAGLCYTSGTTGEPKGAMLLHRNLIFAAQNKVMWNQITPTDAVYAVAPFFHLTGLINHLFVGMYAGIPIAMTFRFDPIVGAEEVRDKRLTLTTGPITIFIAWLNNSSVKREHLASMRQIASGGAPVPPQIVADFEEKFGKYIQIGYGMTESSAGTHTVPIGMRAPIDPASNAISVGLPVFNTMARVIDDQGVPLPPGVVGQLQVEGPGVIAGYWQLPEATAEAMPRPRCINTGDIGMMDEDGWFYIVDRMKDMISASGFKVWPREVEDVLYSHPAVREAAVVGVPDDYRGETVKAVVSLAEGKTATAAEIQEFCKAQMAVYKYPRFVEIVDELPKNASGKILRRELRLT, encoded by the coding sequence ATGACCGATCCGGTGTCCACGGATGAACGTCCCTGGTTGAAGCGCTACCCGGCAAGCTATCCGAGCGGATTTGAGCCCGAATACGCCAACCTGGCGGAGGTCTTCGCCGCGACGGTCGCCCGCGACCCCGACGCCACTATCGTCCGTTACTTCGACTTCGATATGTCGGTGGCGCAGCTCGACGCTGCCAGCGATGCCGTGGCCGCAGGGCTGACCGACCACGGGATCGTCAAGGGCGACCGGGTTGCGCTTTATCTACAAAACATCCCGCAGTTCTTGATCGCGATGATCGGGGTGTTCAAGGTTGGCGCGGCAATAGTGACCATCAACCCGATGAACCGGCAGCGCGAGCTCGCCTACCAGCTCAAGGACTCCGGCGCGAAAGCCCTGGTGTGCTTACAAAGCCTGTACGACGTCGCCGCCGAAGTAGTGCCCGACACGGACGTGGCTCTAGTACTGACGACAAGCGAACTGCGTTACCAGACCCGTAACGACCAGCGCGTCCTCGGCAAGTCGGTCGACGTAGCGACCGGTGGATCGGATCTTGAGGAGTTCATCGAGCGTTACCGCGGCGTGGCCCCACCGGCTCCGCAGATTGATCCGGAGGACCTCGCTGGGCTCTGCTACACCTCCGGTACGACGGGCGAACCCAAGGGAGCGATGCTGCTTCACCGCAACCTCATCTTCGCCGCCCAGAACAAGGTGATGTGGAACCAGATCACGCCGACCGACGCGGTCTACGCCGTCGCCCCGTTCTTCCATCTCACCGGATTGATCAACCACCTGTTCGTCGGCATGTACGCCGGAATCCCGATCGCCATGACGTTTCGATTCGACCCGATCGTCGGCGCCGAAGAAGTCCGCGACAAACGGCTCACCCTCACGACCGGACCGATCACGATCTTTATCGCATGGCTCAACAATTCATCGGTGAAGCGCGAACATCTGGCGAGCATGCGTCAAATCGCTTCGGGAGGGGCGCCGGTGCCGCCGCAGATCGTCGCTGACTTCGAGGAGAAGTTCGGCAAATACATCCAGATCGGTTACGGCATGACGGAGTCGTCGGCTGGCACCCACACCGTCCCGATTGGGATGCGCGCACCGATCGACCCGGCGTCTAACGCGATCAGTGTCGGGCTGCCGGTCTTCAATACGATGGCGCGAGTGATTGATGATCAGGGTGTTCCGCTGCCACCCGGTGTTGTCGGGCAGTTGCAGGTCGAAGGTCCAGGCGTCATCGCTGGCTACTGGCAACTGCCGGAGGCCACCGCCGAGGCGATGCCGCGCCCGCGTTGCATCAATACTGGCGATATCGGGATGATGGATGAGGATGGCTGGTTCTACATTGTCGACCGCATGAAGGACATGATCTCCGCGTCCGGGTTCAAGGTGTGGCCGCGAGAGGTCGAGGATGTCCTCTACTCGCATCCTGCCGTGCGCGAAGCGGCCGTGGTCGGCGTGCCGGACGACTACCGCGGCGAGACGGTCAAGGCGGTCGTCAGCCTGGCCGAGGGCAAGACGGCGACCGCAGCGGAGATCCAGGAGTTTTGCAAGGCGCAGATGGCGGTCTACAAGTATCCGCGGTTCGTCGAGATCGTCGACGAACTCCCGAAGAACGCCAGCGGCAAGATTCTGCGCCGAGAACTACGGTTAACCTAG
- a CDS encoding proline dehydrogenase family protein — protein MFRSAIRDAADNSAVQRVLSEAPFAQGVIRRFVAGENLEAAIDVARSLSTQGLRISLEYLADPIVERDGAARVTNNYAEMLRRLAVEGLAGSVEAALPLSAVGQVFDRHTAYDNAGLICEAAREAGTRVTLEMHTHQYVDGTLDILRRLRPDFPDIGVVVQAYLKRTEGDIAELAGPGYRVRLTKGTYDEPESVAYQSRAEIDKSYVRCMNLLMSGEGYPVFGTHDLRLITIAKERAAWHGRTRDSFEFEMLHGVNAALQRRLVAAGYPVRVYVPYGEQWHRYLGRRLADRPTAMLAFAKGLRRHYPRETLHPVPKMHEEQ, from the coding sequence ATGTTCCGGTCCGCGATTCGAGATGCTGCTGATAACAGCGCCGTTCAACGAGTGCTCAGCGAGGCGCCGTTCGCGCAAGGGGTGATCCGCAGATTCGTGGCGGGTGAAAATCTCGAGGCAGCGATTGATGTCGCGCGTAGCTTGTCGACGCAGGGATTGCGAATATCGCTGGAATATCTGGCCGACCCGATCGTTGAACGGGACGGCGCGGCACGGGTCACCAACAACTACGCGGAGATGCTTCGTAGGCTCGCGGTCGAGGGGCTGGCCGGCTCCGTTGAGGCCGCGTTGCCGCTGAGCGCGGTCGGCCAGGTCTTCGACCGGCATACGGCATACGACAATGCCGGGCTCATCTGCGAGGCCGCGCGGGAGGCAGGCACCCGCGTGACGCTGGAAATGCATACGCACCAGTACGTCGACGGCACGCTCGACATCCTGCGCCGACTGCGGCCCGATTTCCCTGACATCGGCGTCGTCGTACAGGCATACCTGAAACGCACCGAAGGCGATATCGCCGAGCTTGCCGGGCCCGGCTATCGGGTGCGACTGACCAAGGGCACGTACGACGAACCGGAGTCCGTCGCCTACCAGTCGAGGGCCGAGATCGACAAGTCCTATGTGCGGTGCATGAACCTGTTGATGTCGGGCGAGGGCTATCCCGTGTTCGGTACCCACGATCTGCGCCTGATCACGATCGCCAAGGAACGGGCCGCCTGGCACGGGCGGACGCGGGACAGCTTCGAATTCGAAATGCTGCACGGTGTCAACGCCGCGCTGCAACGCCGACTCGTTGCGGCCGGCTACCCGGTGCGGGTCTATGTGCCATACGGCGAGCAGTGGCATCGTTACCTCGGCCGGCGGCTGGCCGACCGGCCGACCGCGATGCTGGCCTTCGCCAAGGGGCTTCGACGTCACTATCCGCGCGAGACACTTCATCCGGTACCGAAGATGCACGAGGAGCAATAG
- the proC gene encoding pyrroline-5-carboxylate reductase, which yields MVAKHNVVGFVGGGKMAEALISGLLRDTAIDTAQVVVCETHPERAQYLRDTYGIRSCGFEDLADRADIIVIAVKPQVVPEVIESLAPHITDRHMVISVAAGVATSTFEATFDRTPVVRVMPNTPALVGQGIAVVAPGAKADQEHLDIAKRILATTGVVLQLPENQLDAVTAVSGTGPAYFFLLAELLIDAATSVGIERDVARDLVVQTALGAAVMLRDSGDDAAGLRAAVTSPGGTTAAAVDVLEERGLRDIISAAVHAARDRSVELGNKA from the coding sequence GTGGTAGCAAAGCACAATGTGGTCGGGTTCGTCGGCGGCGGCAAGATGGCCGAGGCGCTCATCTCGGGCCTGCTGCGCGACACCGCTATCGACACCGCTCAGGTCGTCGTCTGCGAGACCCATCCTGAGCGTGCGCAGTACCTTCGGGACACATACGGCATTCGCTCGTGCGGTTTCGAGGACTTGGCCGACCGCGCCGATATCATCGTGATCGCGGTGAAGCCGCAGGTGGTGCCGGAGGTTATCGAGTCGTTGGCGCCGCACATCACCGACCGGCACATGGTCATCTCGGTTGCCGCCGGTGTCGCTACGTCGACGTTTGAGGCGACGTTTGACCGGACCCCGGTCGTGCGGGTCATGCCCAATACGCCCGCGCTTGTCGGGCAGGGTATTGCGGTCGTCGCGCCGGGCGCGAAGGCCGACCAAGAGCACCTCGATATTGCCAAGCGAATCTTGGCCACCACCGGCGTCGTTCTGCAGCTTCCCGAGAACCAGCTCGACGCGGTGACGGCCGTATCCGGTACCGGCCCGGCGTATTTCTTCCTTCTTGCCGAGCTCCTCATCGACGCCGCCACATCCGTCGGCATTGAGCGGGATGTTGCGCGGGACTTGGTCGTGCAGACGGCGCTCGGCGCCGCGGTCATGTTGCGTGATTCGGGGGACGACGCTGCGGGCCTGCGCGCGGCGGTCACCTCTCCGGGCGGTACGACGGCCGCCGCGGTCGACGTACTCGAGGAACGCGGACTGCGCGACATCATCTCGGCCGCCGTGCACGCGGCGCGCGATCGGTCGGTCGAACTGGGTAATAAAGCCTGA
- a CDS encoding helix-turn-helix domain-containing protein yields the protein MAKVDFLTVAEVATLMRVSKMTVYRLVHSGELPAVRVGRSFRVPERAVHEYLDSAFIETA from the coding sequence ATGGCGAAGGTCGACTTCTTGACCGTCGCCGAGGTCGCGACGTTGATGCGTGTTTCGAAGATGACGGTCTACCGGCTCGTGCACAGCGGAGAACTTCCCGCTGTACGCGTCGGACGCTCGTTCCGGGTGCCGGAGCGCGCCGTGCACGAATACCTCGATTCGGCGTTCATCGAGACGGCATAA
- a CDS encoding 30S ribosomal protein bS22: protein MGSVIKKRRKRMAKKKHRKLLKRTRVQRRNKK, encoded by the coding sequence ATGGGTTCGGTAATAAAGAAGCGTCGCAAGCGGATGGCGAAGAAGAAGCACCGCAAACTTCTGAAGCGCACACGCGTGCAGCGTCGCAACAAGAAGTAA
- a CDS encoding NAD-dependent epimerase/dehydratase family protein — protein sequence MSPRVVMVTGVSRYLGGRLAQALAADPSIERVIGVDSVPPTRAGHGGIGRTEFVRADIRNPLIGKVIAAAGVDTVVHMNISSTPASDGGRIPMKELNVIGTMQLLAACQKSETVRRLVVKSTSAVYGASPRDPALFTEDMQPKSVPRSGFAKDATEIEAYVRGFGRRRPDVSVSVLRFSNFIGPKIDSILTSYFALPVVPTVLGYDARLQLVHEDDAVELLRQVSVSEDDRVRGVTNVAGDGVLLLSQAIRRAGRLSVPVLPPAARFVGRAIRRLGLADFSPEQMRFLNFGRVMDVSRMKDVLGFVPRHTTADAFADYIQGRGLQPTSTLRLVERGLSGRSSRAGAGA from the coding sequence ATGTCGCCGCGAGTAGTAATGGTGACTGGCGTCAGTCGATACCTCGGAGGTCGACTGGCGCAGGCTCTGGCTGCCGATCCATCGATCGAGCGGGTGATTGGCGTGGACTCGGTGCCACCGACCCGCGCCGGGCACGGCGGAATAGGTCGCACCGAGTTTGTCCGCGCCGACATCCGTAACCCGCTTATCGGCAAGGTGATAGCGGCGGCTGGTGTCGACACGGTGGTGCACATGAACATCTCGTCCACGCCGGCCAGCGACGGTGGTCGCATCCCGATGAAAGAGCTCAATGTCATCGGGACCATGCAGCTTCTCGCGGCGTGTCAGAAGTCCGAGACCGTACGCCGACTCGTGGTCAAGTCGACCAGCGCGGTGTACGGCGCGAGCCCTCGCGACCCGGCGTTGTTCACCGAGGACATGCAGCCCAAGTCGGTGCCTAGGTCGGGATTCGCCAAAGACGCTACGGAAATCGAGGCCTACGTTCGCGGGTTTGGACGGCGACGGCCAGATGTCTCGGTGTCCGTGCTTCGGTTCAGCAACTTCATCGGTCCCAAGATCGACTCCATCTTGACGTCCTATTTCGCGCTGCCGGTCGTACCGACCGTTCTTGGGTACGACGCTCGCCTTCAGCTTGTGCACGAGGACGACGCCGTCGAGCTGTTACGCCAGGTTTCGGTGAGCGAAGACGACCGCGTCCGTGGCGTCACCAACGTCGCTGGCGACGGTGTTTTGCTGCTGTCCCAGGCGATCCGGCGCGCCGGACGGCTGTCGGTGCCGGTGCTACCGCCTGCGGCGCGGTTCGTCGGCAGGGCGATCAGGCGGCTCGGGCTAGCAGATTTCTCGCCCGAACAAATGCGATTTCTCAACTTCGGGCGGGTCATGGACGTCTCGCGGATGAAGGATGTGCTCGGGTTCGTCCCACGTCACACCACCGCGGACGCCTTTGCCGATTACATCCAGGGCCGCGGATTGCAACCCACGTCGACCCTTCGGCTTGTCGAACGTGGACTATCCGGCCGCTCGTCGCGGGCGGGGGCCGGCGCATGA
- a CDS encoding lysophospholipid acyltransferase family protein, whose product MTDAKVIPINPGYRDDPGLGHPVDNEASQGGGLEHALSQVAAFLRRRIAGDYEVDEFGFDKDLSDSLMVPALRPLYQKWFRVDCIGIENVPTDGGALLVANHSGTIPLDALMLWTGIHDELPEHRFLRLLGADLVFTTPVLGQLARKAGNTLACAPDAERLLTSGELVGVFPEGFKGVGKGWSERYKLQRFGRGGFVMSAMKTGVPIIPVSIVGAEETYPMIGDIKLLARALGFPYFPVTPTFPLLGPLGVIPLPSKWMIEFGEPIETASYGAEASEDPMTVFNLTDQIRETIQQSIYSLLLQRKGIFR is encoded by the coding sequence ATGACCGATGCCAAAGTAATCCCAATCAACCCCGGCTACCGCGATGACCCGGGTCTCGGGCACCCAGTCGACAACGAAGCATCCCAAGGTGGCGGTCTCGAGCATGCTCTGTCCCAGGTGGCGGCGTTCTTACGTCGCCGGATCGCCGGTGACTACGAGGTCGACGAGTTCGGGTTCGACAAGGACCTGTCCGACTCGCTGATGGTGCCGGCGCTGCGACCGCTCTACCAGAAGTGGTTTCGCGTCGACTGCATCGGCATTGAGAACGTACCGACCGACGGTGGCGCGCTCCTGGTCGCCAACCACTCCGGCACGATCCCGCTCGACGCTCTCATGCTGTGGACGGGCATCCACGACGAACTTCCCGAACACCGGTTCCTGCGGCTGCTCGGCGCCGATCTCGTGTTTACCACGCCGGTCCTCGGCCAACTCGCCCGCAAGGCCGGTAATACGTTGGCCTGCGCGCCGGACGCCGAACGGCTGTTGACCAGCGGCGAGCTGGTGGGCGTGTTTCCCGAGGGTTTCAAAGGCGTCGGCAAGGGCTGGTCCGAGCGTTACAAACTGCAGCGTTTTGGCCGCGGCGGATTCGTCATGTCGGCGATGAAGACCGGCGTGCCCATTATTCCGGTGTCGATCGTCGGCGCCGAGGAGACCTATCCGATGATCGGCGACATCAAGCTGCTCGCGAGGGCGCTCGGTTTTCCGTATTTCCCAGTCACACCGACGTTTCCGTTGCTCGGTCCGCTCGGCGTGATCCCGCTGCCGAGCAAATGGATGATCGAGTTCGGCGAGCCGATCGAGACTGCGTCCTACGGGGCAGAGGCATCCGAGGACCCGATGACTGTCTTCAACCTCACCGACCAGATCCGCGAGACAATTCAGCAGTCGATCTACAGTCTGCTTCTCCAGCGCAAAGGGATCTTCCGGTAG
- a CDS encoding HAD family hydrolase: MGRLRAAIAPKGRASDAKKRSRAAGVASAAAAEVEAALEVKTDPTAAAFFDVDNTMMMGASIFHFAKGLAARKFFTTRDVASMVWQQLKFRIVGAEDHDDMQSSRDRALEFVKGVDVTELVRLGEEIYDESMADKIYQGTRALAQLHQSAGQRVWLVTATPVELAGTIATRLGLTGALGTVAEQKDGKYTGRLVGEMMHGPAKAEAIKALAEREGLDLSRCTAYSDSVNDIPMLSLVGTAVAVNPDADLRKEAISRGWEIRDFRTGRKVVKAGAATTLAGGVLAGLVLATIGIRRKIVADRRRADEQARPLIYRKIPLRWRSRL; encoded by the coding sequence ATGGGACGGTTACGCGCCGCGATCGCCCCCAAGGGACGCGCATCGGATGCCAAGAAGCGTTCCCGCGCGGCGGGCGTCGCATCCGCGGCCGCCGCGGAGGTCGAGGCCGCGCTCGAGGTTAAGACCGATCCCACGGCCGCAGCCTTCTTCGACGTCGACAACACGATGATGATGGGCGCGTCGATCTTCCACTTCGCCAAAGGGCTGGCTGCACGCAAGTTCTTCACCACCCGCGACGTGGCCAGCATGGTGTGGCAGCAACTTAAGTTCCGGATCGTCGGCGCCGAGGACCACGACGACATGCAGTCCTCGCGGGATCGGGCACTCGAGTTCGTGAAGGGCGTCGACGTCACCGAGCTGGTGCGCCTCGGTGAGGAGATCTACGACGAGTCGATGGCCGACAAGATCTACCAGGGCACCCGGGCGCTGGCTCAGCTGCACCAAAGCGCGGGACAACGTGTTTGGCTCGTGACCGCGACCCCGGTCGAGCTGGCCGGCACGATCGCGACCCGGCTCGGCCTGACCGGCGCGCTCGGCACGGTCGCCGAACAGAAGGACGGCAAATACACCGGACGACTGGTCGGCGAGATGATGCACGGGCCGGCCAAAGCCGAGGCGATCAAGGCGCTCGCCGAGCGCGAAGGTCTGGACCTGTCACGGTGCACGGCGTACAGCGACTCGGTCAACGACATTCCTATGCTGTCCCTGGTCGGTACCGCCGTCGCGGTCAACCCGGATGCGGACCTGCGCAAAGAGGCGATCTCACGCGGCTGGGAGATTCGTGACTTCCGCACCGGACGCAAGGTCGTCAAGGCCGGCGCGGCGACGACCCTCGCCGGCGGAGTGCTTGCCGGGCTGGTGCTCGCGACGATCGGCATCCGCCGCAAGATCGTCGCCGACCGGCGCCGAGCGGACGAGCAAGCACGTCCCCTGATCTACCGGAAGATCCCTTTGCGCTGGAGAAGCAGACTGTAG